From the Acidovorax sp. NCPPB 3576 genome, the window GGCGAGCCGTCCAGATCGACCTGCGCCTGGTGCATGCGCGCGATGGACTGCACGATGGCCAGCCCCAGTCCGCTGCCCGACACCTGCGCCCCACCTTCAGCGGCCTGCGGCGCGCGGTAGAACCGGCCCAGCACGCGCTCGCGGTCGCCCTCGCCGATGCCCGGGCCGCTGTCTTCCACCACCAGCGTGACGGTGCCGGCCCGTGCGGGCGCTCCGGGCTCCGCACCATCCGCACGGACGTCGGCGTTCGTGCCGGCGATCACCTGCACATCGACCACCCCGCCGTCGGGCGTGTACTTGACCGCGTTGTCCACCAGGTTGCGCAGCAGGATGCGCAGGGCCTCGGCATGGCCGGCCACCGGCGCCGCATCGGCCCTGGCCAGGCCCAGGTCGATGCCGCGCTGCTGGGCGGCGGGCGCCGCATCGGCCACGGCCTGCAGCGCCAGATCGGCCAGCACCACGGGCTGCGCGGGCGCACCGGCGGCCACGCTGGATTCCTGCCGCGCCAGGGCCAGCAACTGCTCGACCAGCCGCGTGGCCCGGTCGATGCCGGCCGACAGCCGGGCCACGGCCACGCCACGGGCCTCGGCATCAGGCGCGCGCAGCAGCCCCTGCGCCTGCAGCTTGAGCGCGGCCAGGGGCGAGCGCAACTCGTGCGCCGCATCGGCCACGAAGTGCTGCTGCGCCTCGAACGCGCGCTGCACCCGCGCGAACAGCAGGTTCAGCTCGTCCACCAGCGGCTGCACTTCGGCCGGCAGGGCATCGCCGTTGACGGGCGAGAGGTCGTCCGCCTGGCGCTGCGCCACCTCGCGGCGCACGCGCTCCACCGGCGCGAGCGAGCCGCTCACCACCCACCACACGGCCAGCGCCAGCAGGGGCGCCATGAACGCGATGGGCCCCGCGGTGCGCAGGGCCAGATCGCGCGCCATGGCTTTGCGCACCGCCATGTCCTGCGCCACCTGAATGACCTGCGCGCGCGTCTGCACCGAAAACACGCGGTAGGTGGTGCCGTGCGCCTTCACCTTGGAAAACCCCAGCACCGCGCGCTGCGGCAGGGCAGCGCCCACGGCGGATTCGAACACGCGCGAGCCTTCGGACGACCACACCTGCACGACGAACTCGTAGCTTTCGTCCTCGTGCACCAGCGGCCCGGGCGCATCGGCCGGCACGGCAGGCAGGCCGGGCCGCAGGGCCATCGCCATCTGCTCCATGTGGTAATCAAAGATCTCGTCGGCCTCGGACAGGGCCGAGCGGTACGACAGCACGATCTGCAGCAGCGCCGTGCACACGATCGCCGCCAGCAGGAACCACAGCAGCCGCGCGCGCAGCGAATGCGCCGGCGCCGCCACGCGGGGAGACTGCGGCAGGTCTTGGACCGCGGGCTTCATGCCTTGGGCACCATGTAGCCCACGCCGCGCACGTTCAGCACCAGGTCGGCGCCCAGCTTCTTGCGCAGGCCGTGCACATACACCTCCACGGCGTTGCTGCTGATCTCGTCCTTCCAGCCATAGAGCTTTTCTTCGAGCTGGGTGCGCGACAGCACCATGCCCGGGCGCGCCAGCAGCGGCTCCAGCACGGCCCATTCGCGCGCCGACAGCACCACGGGCGCGCCGTTCACCGTCACTTCGCGCGTGGCCGGCAAAATCCGCACGCCCTTGTGCTCGTAAGCCGGCTCGGCCCGCCCGGCCGCGCGCCGCGTGAGGGCGCGGATGCGGGCCAGCAGTTCGTCCAGTTCGTAGGGCTTGAGCACGTAGTCGTCGGCGCCGGCATCCAGCCCCTCCACGCGCTGGGCCAGCGCATCGCGCGCGGTGGCCACCAGCACCGGGGTGCGGTCCTTGCGCGCGCGCAGGTCGCGCAGCACCGCCAGGCCGTCGCGCCGGGGCAGGCCCAGGTCCAGCAGCACGAGGTCGTAGGTCTGCGTGCGCAGGGCGGTGTCGGCCATCTCGCCGTCGCGCACCCAGTCCACCGCGTAGTGCTCGGCGCGCAGCAGATCGTGCACGGCTTCCCCGATCATGGTGTCGTCTTCCACGAGCAGCAGGCGCATGGGACGGCCCTCCTCTTCTTTTCAGGTCTCAAACGCCACCGCGCCGGCGGCGGCTGCGGCAATCGCAGCGGCGGCGGCGCGGTGGCGTCGGGGTTGCGGACAGGCAGGCGGCGGCGTCATCATCCATGGCCGCCAAGCATAGCGGCCCAGCCCAATGCCGCCGCGTAGGACGCGGTCAGCCCAGCGGCACCGGCACGAAGATCTTGTCGCCGTCGCGCTGGATCAGCAGGGCCACCGATTTGCCCGCCTTGGCCATCGCCTCGCGCACCTGCTCCACGCCCCGGGCCGGCGTGCCGTTGATCGCCAGCAGCACGTCGCCGGGCTGCACGCCGGCCAGGGCGGCGGGGCCACGGGCATCCTCCACCAGCAGGCCGCCGTCCACGCCGGCATCGCGGCGTTCCTGCGGCTGCAAAGGCCGCAGCGCCAGGCCCAGGCGGCCCTTGCCGGCGGACTTTTCCGAACTGGCGATCTTGGTGGCCTTCTCGCTCGCATCGCCCAGCGTGGCGGTGAACTCCTCGGGCTTGCCATGGCGCCACACCTCCAGGCGCGCCTGCGTGCCGGGCGCCGCCTGGCCCACGATGGCCGGCAGATCGCCCGAAGCCACGATGCGCTGACCGTTCACGCTGCGGATCACGTCGCCCGATTTCAGGCCCGCCTTGTCGGCCGGGCCGCCCTCTTCCACGCCGGCCACCAGCGCCCCTTCGGGCTTGTCGAGCTGGAACGAATCGGCAAAGGCCTGGTTCACCTCCTGCACCGACACGCCCAGGCGCGCATGGCTGGCCTTGCCCGTCGCCACGATCTGGTCCTTGACCTTGGCCGCCACCTCGATCGGGATGGAGAACGACACGCCCTGGTAGCCGCCCGAGCGGCTGTAGATCTGCGAATTGATGCCCACCACCTCGCCGCGCGCATTGAACAGCGGGCCGCCCGAGTTGCCGGGGTTCACCGCCACGTCGGTCTGGATGAAGGGCACGTAGCTGTCGTCCGGCAGCGAGCGCCCCTTGGCGCTCACCACGCCGGCCGTCACGCTGTTTTCGAAGCCGAAGGGCGAACCGATGGCCAGCACCCACTCGCCCACCGCGAGGTTGCGCGTGCTGCCCAGCTGCACCACGGGCAGGTCCTTCGCGTCGATCTTGAGCACCGCGATGTCGGTCTTGGGGTCGGAGCCCAGCACCTTGGCCCGGAACTCGCGCCGGTCGGTCAGCTTTACCGTGACCATGTTGGCGCCCTTCACCACGTGGGCGTTGGTGAGGATCACGCCATCGGCGCTCACGATGAAGCCCGAGCCCTCGCCCCGCGTGGGCACCTCGCGCTGGCGGCCGGGGGCCTGCAGGCCGGGCGGCACCATGCCGAACCGGCGGAAGAATTCGAACATCGGATCGTTCGGGTCGATGCCCTGCGCGCCGCTGCGCGGGTGCGCCGCGGTCTCGTCATCGTCGTCGTCCGAATCGGTCATGGACGTCTTGGTGGTGCCGCTCACGCTGATGTTCACCACCGCCGGGCCGTTGCGCGCGGTGATCTGCGCGAAGTCCGGCGCCGTCACGCCGCCCGTGTAGGGCATGGCCGCTGGCTGCATCGCAGCGGGCGGCATGGCGGCGCGGCTGGAATGCATGTTGGTCACCAGGCCCGCGCCGGTGGCGCCGATGGCACCGGCGGTCAGCAGGGCCAGGGTCAGGCGGCGGGGGGTCGAGAGAACGGAGTTCATGGCAGTCCTTTCGTTGGGTCGTTGCATGGGGGCAGTTTGGGCAACGAGACTTAGGTGTGGCTTAGCAGGCTGAAGAAATACCCCCGCTCAGCCAGCCCGGCAACCCAACCCCGGTAAGCTCACCAGTCCCTCCCATCTCCATTGCCTGACCCCATGCGCGGCGCCGACACCTTCACCGAGAGCCTGTTTTCCGTTCGCAAGCTCGACGACTTTGTCCCAGCCTCGCATCCCCTGCGTCCCATCCGCAAGATGGTCAACGCAGCCTTGGCCAAGATGGATGCCCTGTTCTCGCGCATGTACGAAGCAGACATCAAAGGCGGGCGCCCCAGCATCGCCCCCGAGAAGCTGCTGCGCGCCATGCTGCTGCAAGTGCTGTACAGCGTGCGCTCGGAGCGCCAGTTGATGGAGCAGGTGCAGTACAACCTCTTGTTTCGCTGGTTCATAGGCCTGTCCATGGACGACGAGGTCTGGGTACCCAGCGTGTTCACCAAGAATCGTGAGCGCCTGATCGAGCACGACGCCGTGATCGAGTTCTTCAACGAAGTGCTCAAGATCGCCGACAAGAAGCACTGGCTCTCGGGCGAGCACTTCAGTGTGGACGGCACGCTCATCCAGGCCTGGGCGGGCCACAAGAGCTTCGCGCGCAAAGGCGACGATGACGCGAGCGGTGATGGTCGTGATGGCAATAGTGACAACACAGATGATGGCCATGGTGCAGATGCCAAAGCCAACAGCGATGGCGGCAACTTCAAGGGCCAGCGGCGCAGCAACGACACCCACGAATCCACAACCGATGCCGATGCCCGGCTGTACCGCAAAGGCAATACCGCCAGCGAACTGCGCTACATGGGGCACACCCTGAGCGACAACCGCCACGGGCTGGTGGCCAATGCGGTAGTCACGCTGGCCGATGGCTACGCAGAACGGGAAGCAGCCAAGGCCATGATCAACGACGCCAGGCAGGCGCAGGCCGATCCCATGCGAACCATCACGCTGGGGGCAGACAAAGGCTATGACGCATGCGAATTCATTGAAGCGTGCCAGGCCATGAACGTCACGCCCCACGTGGCCCAGAACAAGTCAGGCAGAAACTCGGCCGTGCCCGAAGCCATTGCGCAAAGCGAAGGCTACGCGGTATCGCAACAAAAGAGAAAGCTCATCGAGCAAGGCTTTGGCTGGGCCAAGACCGTGGGCGGCATGAGGCAGGTGATGGTGCGAGGAATCAAGCGCGTGGACCAGATGTTCGTGCTGACGATGGCGGGCTACAACCTGGTGCGCATGCGCACGCTGGGGCAATGGGGACAGGTGCGTGCGCAGGCAGTGCATTGAGGGAAAACGGGTGCAAAGGTGGCCCCAACATGCGCAAGAACGCCTGATTGGCCGCTCGGATCCCGGGATGTGAAAGCCAGCGAGCCCGCCGACGACCGCAGGCCAGGACTGGCTTGGAATCTGGGGAGTATTTCTTCAGCCTGTTAGGGGCACCGGAGGGCTGGCGATGCAGGCCAGGTTGCGGCACAGTTCAGTCACTGGACGTAACAAAAGGCGCGCCAAAGGGAAACCCCGCAGGCGGCACGCCACGCCCAGCCGCCACAATGCCCCCGCCGACAGCTCATCCATAAAGGACTGCGGCCACCGACCCAAAGGGAGGAAAAACCATTGAACGACGAAGAACAGCGCACTGGCACGCCGCGCTTTTACGCGCACTCCACGGACAGCGCCGACCAGAGCGATTGGCAGCCACTGCCGGACCATCTGCACGCCGTGGGGCGAGGGGCCGGGGAGTTTGCCGCTGTTTTTGGCGGCCAGGCGCTGGCCTGCCGGCGCGTAGGTTGAAACGTTTCCGAAATCCCGCAACCAACTGACACGCTGCCGTCGCGCCCCGTGCGGGCGCGTGGGTTGAAACAAGGGGATGGTGACAGCGCTTGGATCGACCTGGGAGTCGCGCCCCGTGCAGGCGTGGGTTGAAACAAGGCGGCCGGCTGGGCCGTGCTGGGAAAGACCAGGTCGCGCCACGCGCGGGCGCTTCGGTTGCAACTTAAGCGCCTCGGCAGTGCTGTTGCCTTCTTTGGGTTGCGTCCCGTGCGAGCGCGGGTTAAGAATTCAGCAGACCGGCGAGCGATTTGATGGAAGCTCTTCGTTGCGCCTTTGCCAACGTTGGCGTTTACCAATAGCGTTCAAAGAAACGATGACAGCGAGCAATCAATCGGGAACCTCTCACAACTCGCGCTGGTAGGCGCCCCCAGCCCAGCCGCGCAGATTTCAGCGCCTTGAATGCGCAATAACGCCTGCGCAGTGGCCTGGAGCCTTTCACTTGAGGCGCTGCGGCCCCTTCAACTCAGGCTTTCGCCGTTTGCAGGCGCACCTGTGCCTTGGTGGTAGCCGGTTTGAAGAACGCATCCACGCCTCGCTCCAGGAAGGACGCCAGGCGCTTCATGTTGTAGCAGGCGGCCATCATCGTCATCCCCACCGTGGCGCGCGCCTGCCCGATCGTGCGCACGAACTTGCCCCCCAGGTGGCGGATGCCGGCGAACACGTGTTCGACCTTGGCCCGCTGGCTCGCAATGCGCTGGTTGCGCCGCTTCTGGCACTCGCTCAAGGGCTGGCCCGTCCGCGCCCTGCGCTGCATCGCGTCCACAAAGCCCAGCACTTTCAGCATCTGGCGCCTTTGGCGGCTCGGGTAGGCTTTGTCCGCATGCACGGCCCGCCCGGTGTTGTGCAGGTCCAGCACCTCCTCGAAGTGGTGCCCGTCGTGCTCGCTGGCCGTGCCCGTAGCGATGCGGCGGATGAAGCCGTGCTTGAGGTCCACGCTCACGCTGAGCTTGTAGCCGAAGTAACTCTTGCCGTGCTTCTTCGTGTGCGTGGCATCCACATCCTTTTGCCTGCGCCGCACATCGCTCCACTCAGGCGTTCTGCCCTCGGCCAGTGCCTCGCGTTCCGGCCTGTCCAGGCGCTGGCGGGGCGCGGGCACCAGCGTCGCATCAATGGCCTGCCCGCCCCGGGCGATGTAGCCGTGGCGGTGCAACTGCATATCCACCCCCTGGAACAGCACCGTGGCCCCCTCCACACCCAGGCGCTCGCCGAAGCGCCAGATGGTGTTGCGGTCCGGCACGTTCATCGCATCCTGCAGCAGGCAAAACCGCTGGTAGCTCGCCCGATCCAGCAACTGGTATTCCATCTGCTCATCGGACAGGTTGTACAGCCGCTTCAAGACCAGGATGCGCACCATCACCTCGGTGGGATAGGCGGGCCGACCACCCTTGCGGCCATCGCCGCGCTCGATCAAGGCATCCACCAGCCGCGCCAGTTCTGCAAAGTCGATGTGCCGCGCGATCACCTGCAGCGGATCGCCCACCTCATCTCTCTTGTGCTGGCGCGAGGCCTCGGCGAACAGGTCGAACTTCAGCGCGCTGCGGGGTGTGATCATGGCAAGGGGCGGGTCAGGCTTGTCGGGTCAGAAAGAGAGTGGATGGGTTTTGAGAGGTTCCCAATCGAGTCACATCACATAAAGGCGCCCAGGATTCATCCCAAAAGAGGCATCTCTCTAGAAAGAACACATACCACCAAGCCCCCTCAGTCCGCACTCACCCGCGACTGCGCAACGTCCTGCTCAGCAAAACCACCGGCACCAACCCCACCGCCACCAGAGCCAGCGACGGCAATGCGGCTTCGCCCAGCCGCTCGTCGCGCGCCAGCTGGTAGGCGACCACGGCCAGGGTGTCGCTGTTGAAGGGCCGCAGCACCATGGTGGCGGGCAGTTCCTTCATCACGTCCACGAACACCAGCAGCGCCGCGGCAGCCGTGGAGCGCTTGAGCAGGGGCCAGTGCACGCGGGCCAGCAGGCCGGCGCCGCCGGCGCCCAGCATGCGGGCAGAGTCGTCCAGGCTGGCGGGAATGCGCGCGTAGCCGCTTTGCATGGACTGCAGGGCCACGGCGCAAAACCGCACGAGGTAGGCCCACACGATGCCGACCGCCGTGGCGGTGATGATCGACGGCAGGCCCCACTGGGGCGCGGCGGCCTGCAGCCAGCCGACGGGCAGCAGCAGGCCCACGACGATCACGGCGCCGGGCACGGCATACCCCAGGCTGGCCAGTTGCGCCACGCCGCGGGTGAGCGCGCCGGCCCGCCGCCGCACGGCGAAGGCCAGCACCAGGGCGATGGCCACGGCCAGCACGGCGGTGATGCTGCCCAGGCGCACGCTGTTGCCGGCCCATTCCAGAAAACGCGACCAGGGCAGCACCGACCAGTCGGCCGCCAGGGGCCGCAGCATGAAAACCACCGGGGCCACGAAGCCGAAGACCACCGGCAGCACGCACACCGCCCAGGCGGCGGCGCAGCGCAGCCCCTGCAGCCGCTGCGGCTGGGCCTCGGCGGAGCCCGCGCGGCCCGCCCCGCCCGCAGCAAAGCGCATGCGCCGCTGCGCACGCTGCTCCAGTTGCAGCAGCAGCATGACGAGCACGAGCAGGATGGTGGCCAACTGCGCCGCGGCCAGGCGGTTGTCCATCGACAGCCATGCCTTGTAGATGCCGGTGGTGAAGGTCTGGATGCCGAAGTAGCTCACCACGCCGAAGTCGGCCAGCGTTTCCATGAGGACCAGCGCCACGCCGGCCGCGACCGCGGGGCGCGCCAGCGGCAGCGCGACCGTGCGCACGCGCCGCGCCAGCGGTGCCCCCAGCAGGCGGGCGGCCTCCATGAGATGGGCGGCGCGCTCGCCCAGCGCCGTGCGGGCCAGCAGGTACACGTAGGGGTAGAGCGAGAAGATGAACACCCACACCGCGCCGCCCAGGCTGCGCACCTCGGGCAGCAGCCGGCCTTGCAGGCCATAGGTTTCGCGCAGCCACACCTGCAGCGGGCCGCTGAACTGCAGAAAGTCGGTGTAGGCATAGGCGGTCACGTAGGCCGGCATGGCCAGGGGCAGCAGCAGCAGCCATTCCAGCGTGCGGCGGCCGCGAAAGTCGAACAGCGTGACCGCGGCAGCCGTCGCCGTGCCCACGACCGCCGCGCCGATGGCCACGGCCAGGCCCAGCCACACCGTGGTGGCGAAGTAGCCGGGCAGCACGGTGGCGGCCATTTCGCGGAGGATGGCACCGGCCTCGGCGCCACCGGCGCTGCCCGGCAGCCACGACGCGAGCACGGCCAGTACCGGCAAGGTCAGCGCGGCGGCCAGCAGCAGCAGGGGGACGGATCGCAGGGCAGAAAGAAGGCGTGGCAAGGGCGGGCCCTGAAGGGAAGGGTCGGGAGAATCGGACGAGGCATCTCGGTCGAAGACGGCCTTGATCGGGCGCTGGACGGCAGGCCGGCAGGGCCACACGGATGCAAATGCGAATTCTACGCATTGGCGCCTTCTAGAATCGCGGCCATGTTCCTTGAAGTCTCCCAACTGGAAGTGCGCTATGCCGGCCGCGCGCAAGCCGCCGTGCGCGGCGTCACCCTGGGCCTCGCAGCGGGCGAGATCGGCGTGCTCATCGGCCCGTCCGGCTGTGGCAAGACCACGTTGCTGCGCGCCGTGGCCGGGCTGGAGCCCGTGACGGCCGGCGAGATCCGGCTGAGCGGCGCCGTGGTAAGCAGCGCTTCAGGCCGCAACGTGCCGCCGGAGCAGCGGCGCATCGGCATGGTGTTCCAGGACTACGCCCTCTTCCCGCACCTTTCCGTGGGGCGCAACGTGGCCTTCGGCATCCACCGCCTGCCGCGCGCCGAACAGGCGGCGCGCGTGGACGAGGTGCTGCGGCTCGTGGGCCTGGAAGGCAGCGCCGCACGCTTTCCGCACGAGTTGTCCGGCGGGCAGCAGCAGCGCGTGGCGCTGGCCCGCGCGCTGGCGCCACGGCCCCAGCTGATGCTGCTGGACGAGCCGTTTTCCAACCTGGATGTGGACCTGCGCGAGCGCCTGGCGCACGAGGTGCGGGGCATACTGAAAGCGGCGGGCGCCACGGCGCTGTTCGTCACGCACGACCAGCTGGAAGCCTTTGCCATCGGCGACCGCATCGGCGTGATGGAAAGCGGCCAGTTGCATCAGTGGGACGATGCCTATGCGCTCTACCACCGCCCGGCCACGCGGTTCGTGGCCGACTTCATCGGCCACGGGGTGTTCGCGCCGGCCACGCTGGAGCAACGCGGGGACAACGTGGTGGCCCGCACGCCCCTCGGTGACCTGACCGATGTGGCCGAGTGCCCCCTGCCGTCCAGCTACCCCGCAGGGGAATGCGACGTGCTGCTGCGGGCCGACGATGTGGTGCACGACGACGCCTCGCCGGTGCAGGCGCGCATCGTTCGCAAGTCGTTCAGGGGCTCGGAGTTTTTGTACACGCTGCAATTGCGGGACGGCCTGACGGTGATGGCCCATGTGCCGAGCCACCACGACCACGCGGTGGGCGAGTGGATCGGCATTCGACCGCAGGTGGACCATGTGGTGGCGTTTCCACGGGCCTGAACCCGTCAGCCGAAAGCGCAGCGATGCCAGACCAGCAGCCCCCCCCCCCGGGCCTGCTACGACAGGAAGAAGGCAATGAAGACGGGGGCCAGGATGGTGAGGATGAAACCGCTTACCAGGGCCAACGGGACCGCATCCGGATGGCAGGCCTGCTTGACGATCGGTAGCGTGGAATCGAGCGCCGTCGCCCCCGCGCTGCCGATTCCGATCGCGGGCTGGTGCCGGCCGATGGCGTAAAGCGCGACGATGGCTATCAGCTCCCTGAACAAGTCGGTCATCAGCGCCATGGTCCCGTAGGTCTGCCCGAGGTGGTGCCCGACCATGACGCTCGACAACGTGAACCAGCCAAAGCCACTGGACAGCGCCAACGAGATTTTCATCGTCTCGCCCGTGGCCCACGAGGCAGCCACCGCGCCCACGAACGAGCCGATCACCACCAGCACCGGTACGGACAGCACGGCCCATGAAAACCAGTTGGAGCTGAGCTTGACGTACGCCAGATCGATGCCCACCAACACGATCAATGCCAGCAGGATGGCCGAGCTCGATGGCAGCCAGAGGGCACCGGCCAAGTAGGCCTGGTTGACGAAAAAGAGCGCACTGCCAAGCGCCACCATGGACAGGGCAATGCAGCACTCCTTCAAAGGCGGCCAGATCGTGCGGAAACCCAATGGGCCGGCTTGGGTTTCAGTGGCTCCACCGCTGCGAATGCCGGCGGCAAAGATCAGGCCGCAAGGCACCAAGGTCGTCAGCAAGGCGAAGACCACGGCGGTTTTGACCACTTGGCCGACCGACTGCGCGGAAAGAATGACCTCGCCGAACTCCACGCCAATCAGGAAAAGCAGCAGCCAGACGAGGGGCAATATCAAGCGGATCAAGCCGGAACCGAATCGGTGCGGGATTATCTTTCCCGCAATGAATCCGCCCGCCAGTGCCAGCACAATGGGGAGCAACGAATAAAAAACGCCCATGGTTTATATGCTCTGCCTCATTCTGGAAAAGTCGATAAGTATAACGCAGCGCTCTCCGTCCTCCGCCTCGTTTTCTTTTCTGCGAATGGGTGTCACATAATGTGAAACGCGCGGATCGTGAACCACGAAGCTCTCCAGAAACTGCGAGAGTTCGAATTCCGCGATCACCTGCTCTTGGGGCACCTCGTGCAGCCCCAGGCCGCGCGCCTGCACCGTACCGATGTAATTGGTGCCCCCCACCGTGCTTTTCGTCCTGCGTATCAGGTGGGCGAAGGTGAACGGTTCGCCATCCTGATGGAAGCAGTCCGGCGAACTGATGCCCAGGTCCGACTCGGAGCCTGACCGGAGTTTGACGAAATGCACGCCGAAATAGATGGGCGACCGGCGGTCGGTTTCAGACCAGAAGGTGTGCGAGAAATCCTTCTTCACCAAGTCGCACAGGAAATCCGTGGCCTTCGCCTGGTCGCTCAACGCATGAAAGTAGCGGATATCGGGATGCTCCGGGTTGTTGCCTCCCTGGTCGTAGCCGGATAGCTGCGCACCCTGGTCGTCCCGCACCGTAGGAATCCAGTGAATATCCGCCTGCGCATCCCACGGAAGAATGATTCCGTTGCCATACCGCCGAAACCGCTTGACCTGAGCGGGCGCGTAGGGGTCATGCTCCAGGCGATCGAACTCCTGGTGGAGCGTTTTCAACTCCCCGGGATCGCATTCGATTTCGGGGACGAATTGGCAGAAGCCGTTTTGTTTGAGCTGGGTTTGAATCATGTGTGGATGTATTAAGAACAGCGTTCAGTCGAACGCTGGTTGGCTGAATTTTCATGTCACGCTCTGAGTGGCATTGAGCCGAGACACCAGGACCTCTTGCAGTATTCCTCGCGAGCAAATAGCCATGCCGCATCCGCATAAAGCAGGAGGATTCCCTTTCCGAATTTTTCTTCAATTCGCTTATATTGCCCTCTGCTTGAAAGGGCACCCATTCTAATAAGGAGGTACGAATTGAAGGAATGCAAAAAATGAGATTCAAATGCCAATCATCCTTAATAAATTAGATATTTTTCACCGTTACCTAATTTAAAGAATATGGA encodes:
- a CDS encoding 2OG-Fe dioxygenase family protein, which encodes MIQTQLKQNGFCQFVPEIECDPGELKTLHQEFDRLEHDPYAPAQVKRFRRYGNGIILPWDAQADIHWIPTVRDDQGAQLSGYDQGGNNPEHPDIRYFHALSDQAKATDFLCDLVKKDFSHTFWSETDRRSPIYFGVHFVKLRSGSESDLGISSPDCFHQDGEPFTFAHLIRRTKSTVGGTNYIGTVQARGLGLHEVPQEQVIAEFELSQFLESFVVHDPRVSHYVTPIRRKENEAEDGERCVILIDFSRMRQSI